One genomic segment of Bacteroidales bacterium includes these proteins:
- a CDS encoding ABC transporter permease produces MIYLKLLRESLIFAFNELVVNKVRTFLSLLGITIGIFSVIAVFTIFDSMEIYLRDSINSLGSNVLFVQKWPWMQENLEWWKIMNRDEPNLDDLNTINKKSELMEAASFMAGTNKTLKNGNNIMENISVQGVSYDYPKIMNLEISNGRFFTELEANNGRGVALIGSEVAENLFPNTDPIGKNIKIGGYKTYVIGVIKKKGDDAFGNSPDKTLILPINYMRNFVNLRRSGGGTIAVLAKPNITNGQLRDELTGILRSYHRLKPGEENDFAINETSVISKGFDAFFGIIGTIGWVIGGFSLLVGGFGIANIMFVSVKERVNIIGIQKSLGAKNYFILFQFLFEAVFLALIGGIFGLLIVFAVVLVINASTDFSMVLTMGNVILGITVSSLIGLVSGFIPAYQASKLDPVEAMRSLS; encoded by the coding sequence ATGATTTATCTGAAGCTATTAAGAGAAAGTTTAATATTTGCCTTTAATGAGCTGGTAGTAAACAAGGTAAGAACATTTCTATCACTATTAGGTATAACTATTGGTATTTTTTCGGTGATTGCTGTCTTCACTATTTTTGATTCAATGGAAATTTATCTTCGCGACAGTATCAATTCTTTAGGAAGCAATGTATTATTTGTTCAAAAATGGCCTTGGATGCAAGAAAATCTGGAGTGGTGGAAAATTATGAACCGCGACGAACCTAATCTCGATGATTTAAATACCATAAATAAAAAGAGTGAATTAATGGAAGCGGCTTCATTTATGGCAGGAACCAACAAAACCCTTAAGAACGGAAATAATATTATGGAAAATATTAGCGTTCAAGGAGTTTCTTACGACTATCCAAAAATTATGAACTTAGAGATTTCCAACGGTCGTTTTTTTACTGAGTTAGAAGCAAATAACGGAAGAGGTGTTGCGCTTATTGGTTCCGAAGTAGCTGAAAATTTGTTTCCTAATACAGATCCTATTGGCAAGAACATAAAAATTGGCGGCTATAAAACATATGTCATTGGAGTTATCAAAAAAAAAGGCGACGATGCTTTTGGCAACTCACCGGATAAAACGCTTATTCTCCCCATTAATTATATGCGAAATTTTGTAAATCTACGTCGCTCGGGAGGTGGTACTATTGCCGTTTTAGCCAAACCCAATATTACTAACGGACAACTTCGCGATGAGTTAACCGGAATCTTACGGTCATATCACCGATTAAAACCCGGTGAAGAGAATGATTTTGCCATTAACGAAACTAGTGTTATCAGTAAAGGTTTTGATGCTTTCTTTGGTATTATCGGTACAATTGGATGGGTTATAGGTGGATTTTCTTTATTAGTCGGAGGCTTTGGTATTGCTAACATTATGTTTGTTTCCGTAAAAGAAAGAGTCAATATTATCGGTATTCAAAAATCTCTTGGAGCAAAGAATTATTTTATCTTATTTCAGTTTTTATTTGAAGCTGTCTTCCTCGCACTTATCGGAGGAATATTTGGTCTTTTAATTGTGTTTGCTGTAGTATTAGTTATTAATGCCTCCACCGATTTTAGTATGGTACTTACAATGGGAAATGTAATATTAGGAATTACGGTTTCGTCTTTAATTGGTTTAGTAAGTGGTTTTATACCTGCTTATCAAGCTTCTAAACTCGATCCTGTTGAAGCTATGCGCTCATTAAGTTAA